A segment of the Solea solea chromosome 14, fSolSol10.1, whole genome shotgun sequence genome:
AGAATGAATGATCACGTTGTTAATGTAGAGGCGTGTTCACGTTTTAATGAAATGACTTTGAGTTGCGATTTAAAATCACAGCTTCCTCACATCAGATCATCACGTCACATcaacactgaactgaaacattGACTCGTGGATGTTGTCATGCATTGTTAAGTTGTTGGGACGACAGTGAATGACTCAATAAACCTAACCTACAGTCTTAAAGAGCCACAAGCGTGAGGGACCTCATGATTTATTAGGACCTCATATCATCAAAAACACACGGTATTATAATATAAGATCATCTGTTTCCTCCTTATCTGTCAGCTTTCATTACTTGTACACACAGTAAGTCCTGCCAATTTATGTTTACACATCTAAAAAGCAAATTTTAACaatcattaaataaatcatGACATTACCAATAAATGATCTCCATAAATCATCtcaatattgattaaaaaaccCTTACTGATATGTCCCCTGTGTTAAATAAGATGTCTACAGCACATATATTTAAATAGGACAAGActcatttcagtgtgtgtgtgtgtgtgtgtgtgtgtgtgttcagggccACTGGATGACGACGGTCAGCCTCATGGTCTGTGCACGGTCACATACTCGTCCAGTGATCGCTTTGAAGGAAACTTCATCCATGGTGAGAAGAATGGAAAGGGcaagttcttcttctttgatggAAGGTAAAGACAcgtgtgatttaaaacaaagaaaactcaGGGATTGTTTTACGTCATTACACGAGTTCAGAGTCTCGAGTGAGCTGTGAAAAATGTCTGGACTTAAAATCtaagttaaaaagttaaaaagttaaaaagagaatcaatataaaataaactaaacaagAAAACATGGAATAATGATCAGACGTGTGCATATCAGCGTAGTTCATTCTGATAATGTTACGTCAGACCTGATGTGAcccatgtctgtgttgttgtgttgttgtgttgtgacaCTGTCATCTGCTATTGTAATGCATCTCCTGCCTGCAGTACACTGGAGGGCTTCTATGTAGACGACGCTCTGCAGGGCCAGGGTGTGTACACGTATGAAGACGGCGGCGTCCTCCACGGCACGTACACGGACGGCGAGCTCAACGGCCTCGCGCAGGAGTTTGATGCAGACGCTCGTCTGGTGTTTAAAGGCCAGTACAAAGACAACAGCCGCTGTGGGCCGTGCTGGAACTACTACCCTGTGAGTCAGCTGACAGTTAGTCAGAGTGTAACACACGTCTAAATTTGCagctgtggatcaacaactggAGTCAAAGATTTAGAAAGTTAAAGAGGTGAACGTATTCTGAAGATAATGTAAACTAATGACTACATAACATATTTACTtcatattaaaataactaacTTCTGTTACACCTTTTGCCAACTtatatatttagattatcctcAAGGATTTAAACATCCTGTTCAGTTGGTGTCCTGTGATTGTCTGTCCACTAACTGAGCATTAGTGACATTTTTCAATACTTTTAATAgataatgcaaaaataaaacatctggaAACAACAGAAGTGAAAAAGTATAATAGTTACTGTAATAGtgaatagtaataataataatgataataataatgatgatatattctaataataataataacaatgatatataataataataataatgatgatacataataataataataataataatgataataataatgatagtatattataataataataataataataataatagtaataattatgatacataataataataataataatgatgatgatatattataataataataacaatgatatataataataataatgatgatacataataataataataatgataataataatggtggtatataataataataataatagtaataatgatgatacataataataataataataataataatgatgatatataataataataataagaatggtaataataataatgatgatatattataataataataataatgatgatatattataataataatagtaataatgatgatcatatattattataataataataataatactgatgatatataataataataacaatgataataataatgatgatgatatataataataataataataataataatgattatatattataataataatagtaataatgatgatcatatattattataataataataataataataataataatactgatgatatattataataataataataacaatgataataatgatgatgatatattataataataataatgatgtcacaacaataataataataataatgacaataataataataataataataatcataatgacaataatgacaataataataatataataaagtcaCAGCTCATAATGTACACACGTGTTGAATAGAAGTCAATCTGCAGGTTTTCAGATCTGTTGGTGTGTACTGTGCTGTGTCCAGGACGgcggctgtgtgtgtggggaggtgAACGAGGACGGGGAGATGAGCGGAGGATCGATAGCCTACGTTTACCCAGACGGACGCACGGCTCTGCTGGGAAGCTTTGTGGACGGGGAGCTGATCGAGGCTCGGCTCGCCTCTCTGACCCGCAGCGAGAGCGGGAGGCCTCGCTTTGACTTCCCACCACACAGTCAGTACACACTTGTTCATGCtagttagcatgttagcatgtcTCCTACACTGCTGCCTTTGTTTAGCTAGCTGAGATGTTTGTCCTGAACATGTGTCTGACCTGGATATTAAAGCTGTGACACTGTAAAACAAGCCTGCAGTACCTCTGATAGAGGAAGAGTGCGGCAGAGAGCAGGATGTAGACAGCTGAATCTTGCATGAATTTAAACCTAATCTTTTTTGAATCACTCATATGTCTACACACATTTTCCAGATGAGTAACAAAGTGAATAAACACAATCATGTGTGTTTAAGGTCCTCTGTACTCACACGACAAGTCCACATCCACCTGCATcgccacacacactctgctgcctGACCCCTACGagagtgacaggtgagtgtgtgtgtgtcctccccGTCCTGACCTGTTCGTCCCTGGTCCTGTGGACACTGTGGACACTGTGGACACTGTGGACACTGGTTCTCATACTCTTGTGTCTGTCAGGGTGTTTGTGGCAGATTCTACGATTAAAGGAGCAGGACAGGGTTTGTTTGCCAAGATGGATGCTGACGCAGACACTGTGGTATCTTTCTATAATGGAGTACGCATCACACACTCGGaggtacgacacacacacacacacacacacacacactcaaaatcaTTCTGCATGGATCATATAATATATGTGTAAGTGTCTGGTCCTCAGACATATGTGGTGAAACATATGGAACAATGAGCCGTGCATCAGGCAGAGACCTGAACACGGATCTGCAGAGACCTGATCACGGGTCTGCAGAGACCTGATCACGGGTCTGCAGAGACCTGATCACGGGTCTGCAGAGACCTGATCACGGGTCTGCAGAGACCTGATCACGGGTCTGCAGAGACCTGATCACGGGTCTGCAGAGACCTGATCACTGGTCTGCAGAGACCTAATCACAGGTCAGAGAACACTGTCATGTGATTCATGACAGTGTTTCATcttcactgcagtgttttcctcTGAAAATAACaggttaaatgtgtgtgtggccctcaGGTGGACAGCAGAGACTGGTCCTAGGGCGgcatggtggtgcagtggttagtactgttgcctcacaacaaggtgctgggttcaattcctggtctgggacttttctgtgtggagttagcatgttctccccatgtctgcgtgggtttcctcccatcatcaaaaaaacatgttagaatgttagttacGTTCGCTCAGGTTGAGATTCACTCGGATCGACAAgaaatatgacaataaagatcctttcctttcctaatgtgtgtgtgtgtgtgtctgtgtgtgtgtgtgtgtgtgagtgagagtgtgtggccctctggtggacagCATGGTCCtaacgtatgtgtgtgtggccctcaGGTGGACAGCAGAGACTGGTCGTTGAATGGAAACACCATCTCAGTGGATGAAGACACTGTGATCGATGTCCCTCCGCCCTTTGACCAGATGGACAGATACTGTGCGTCTCTGGCTCACAAAGCAAACCACTCGTTCAGCCCTAACTGCAAGTTTGAACCGTGAgtttgaataaatattaaacataaaGCAGCGTCTGGTTCGTTCAGACAGTTTAAAATCATTAAGTGATTGAGTGGACTTTGTTTCTTGTGTGTTCTTCCGCAGGTACGTCCATCCTCGCTTCGGGCTGATCAAGTGCATCCGGACGCTGAGAGCAGTGCAGAAAGATGAGGAGCTCACCGTCTCCTACGGCTACGACCACGGTCTGCTGGGCAAAAACGGCCCAGAGGCTCCTGATTGGTACAAACAGGAGCTGGAGGCGTTTCAGCAAAGGCAGGTGGATCCCACCGGCCAATGACTGATGATCAGTGATGTCACTCTGTGCCTGTGCTACCACCTGACATGACATCACATCCTCTGATGATCAGtgactgagaaacactgcaaacacacagcgaTGCTGTTACTCTGCCAATAGTTTTACAAacgtttacagtgtgtgtgtgtgtgcgtctccaTGACGACAGCTGTGTCACAGCCTCCTGCAGCTCATAAACATGAAGGACAAGCAGCTCTCTGTAGAAGTTATTTTTAGGATTTGATAGAATTCTTTCACAGGTGCCTAAATCTTCTCATCGTAGTCTTTtctcatatatacagtatgttgaagACACTATTGAGTCCACGTGTCATTAGTTAAGTATTCTAATATTTACCATTTGTAAGTTGACAGAAGAACAttagagcctgttttcagatgctAAAAATAAAGTCTAACCTAAAGAAAATCATTCTTTATGAACGCACTCTGATACTTGATGTAGTGGAtttggtggaggataaagcgttagatgatggatggatggatggatggatggatggagcagTGTGTATAATGTGCATAATGCAACTGAACGTCTGTGGTCACATTCAGCAGGAAAACACCAGGCATCGCTCAACATCAAcatctcagagtctcagagctACTCATCTGAGGGGGGTACTGGTCTGGACCCGCCCTCAGGTCCTGCTGCTCATGGAGACacctcagtctctctgtctctttgtctctgctgAGGCAGTGACGTCCACCTCATACATGAATGAAGGGAGAAGAGCTTCTgcctttagggggcgccacagtggaacatctgcctccatcttgccctcaTGAAGCGCGGCCATCACTTCACTGACAGACCAGGGTGATGCTGACATTCAGAGCTCAGCTGGCATGTTGTGAATTATCTCCTGGAGAAAGTAAAGTGTTTGGAAttgaatgaaatgtgttgtCTGCCTGAATGTGTCATGGACTGAGAGAAAGAATTCATTAGTTGTTGTTTATAGAGGGAGGAGCCTGTGGGACTGAGCGTGTCAGACAGTGACCACGTTCACTTCCTCTGTGGAGCTGTCCAGTGCTGAAGGTGTTGTCCGCGCTCTGGCCTCGATGGGGCGCTGTTTATTATCAATTGATGAATAACATTTAGTGCTAAAGGAGCAATGATGGTTCAGTTGCTTgatcagccctttttttttgacctggtgggatttgaaccagcaaccctctgcCTATTCACAGaggcagcaaacaaataatgctacattgtttctgttggtgaacaccaaacagaggcatttacttactgcagctttaaatgatgacattgatattaaccaccagggggcgcagCTAGAGCATTTCATTATcttatttcttttattgtttgtgcTTGATGATAACATTATCTACGTCAGGTGTTAAAAACACACTAGGTTTGATAATAATATACTAACATGATGTAGCAGAAGTGATTGTTTCCACATCAGAGCTCAGCAATGACAACGCCGCGTCTGTCTGAGCTACACACAGACAGGATCGAGCAACTTGATCAGTTGCCTTATTGTGATCGCACGCAGGTGCAACCAGTGATACAACATACCCTCTCTGGATGCACGCAGGTGCAACCAGTGATACAACATACCCTCTCTGGATGCACGCAGGTGCAAccagtgataataataataataataataataataataataataataataataataatacatttaatttaaaagcgcctttcaggtcactcaaggacactttacaagcAAGGTGAATTAAAactaaaatcacacaattacgtaaaaaccaaaaaaggagcacataaaatcaacacaataactTTGGGGAAGTGGCGGTAAAATGAACATACCCTCTCTGGATGCACACAGGTGCAACCAGTGATACAACATACCCTCTCTGATCACCACACGTGTTTATGAGCTAAAAGAGAgaattttcttattattatagcCGATTCTGAAGTAGCGCTTAATCGACGCGTCTGTAGAGGCAGCCATGGCCATCGACTATAGTACTTTGATATTTTCTAAATTaataaatttttatttttatttggctggccctaatactccttgGTAGAAATAAGATctaagaattattattataatgtttaaaaaaacacttttcattttgtcaaagtagCTTTCAGAAGAGAAAACTCCCGCTCTACTATGCCCCGCCCACACCATGCTCCATTACAGAGAGGTAAAGGTGGGCGGAGCCTGACAGTCGGAGCCTGACAGTCCACACTGTGGGCAGGAGTTTACCTGTTGCTCAGGTTAATGATAAACTGTTAAAGCAGCAGCTGCGAGACGAGGCCTGGAATGAAACCACGACACTTCCGTGTTCACACGAACAGCGGCAAAGTCCACGCGCCGACCgttgacaggaagtgaagcgGGTTCAGAGCCGGACATGGACCGCTATAGGTACCTGGTTTTTAACCAGAGGAGCGTGCTGGTCCTCGGTGTCCTGCAGGTGGCCTGTGCGGGACTGTGTGTGGTCTGCGGCTTCATGGACGCGGCTTTCCGCAAAGATACAGCGCTGAGCAGCACCAGGACGCCGCTGTGGGGTGGACTGGTGAGCCCGGAATACACATgtacacctgtctgtctgcctgtgtgtctgtccacctgcctgtgtgtctgtccacctgcatgtgtgtctgtccacctgtctgtgtgtctgtacacctgtctgtgtgtctgtacaccTGTCTGTGTGCCTGTCCACCTGCCTGTGTATCTGTACacctgcctgtgtgtctgttcacCTGTCTGTttacctgtctgtgtgtctgttcacCTGTCCGTTTacctgcctgtgtgtctgtacacctgcctgtgtgtctgttcacctgtctgtgtgtctgtcccccTGCTCACAGGTCATGTCCTCTCCAGGTGTCCTGGCCCTGTTCGCCTCTCAAAGGAAACACTCTGTGTTGGtgagtttttctgttttctggaGAATTAGAATGTTTAATATTAATCAAACCTGATGAGTTAGCACAGTAACGTGAGGAGCTTTATATCTGGTCTTCATCAAGTTTATTTACCATTCATGTCAGTTTGTaacatatattattgtttttggcAGAAATTTGAAAAGAATGAATAAGTGAAGGCTTTATGATTTCAAACATGTGAACATACTTACActtaaataacaaaacacacagaattgtgtaaaacaaacacaaaaaagaaagtaaataaaaagataaaatgtgtCTGAAAAGGAGCAGGAAGAAGCCTAACATTATTTAATCCACTTTTTTAATGGGAACCCCTGTGTGGGAACCCCAGTGAGGGAACACCAGTGAGGGAACACCAGTGAGGGAACACCAGTGAGGGAACACCTGTGTGGGAACACCAGTGAGGGAACACCAGTGAGGGAACACCTGTGTGGGAACACCAGTGAGGGAACACCTGTGTGGGAACACCTGTGTGGGAACACCTGTGTGGGAACAACACCTGTGAGGGAACACCAGCGATGTTTTGCTGAGTCTGAAACATGGAACATCTGCTAGTATGGACATCAgtcatgatgctgctgctgctgcctgcacCTGCTGGACTGTGTTTATCATGTGACTGTGGCACTGAACCGTTCTGTTAAATCATTCTGTGAGTGACTGATGAACCCAAGCTTTTGTAAAAATAACCTGTGAAACTTTATGGACTAAAGAAAAAGTGGTCGTTTAGCTGCAGTCGGTGCAAAGACAGATTGTTGTGGATGCAAAGCAACACATTTGAAGGCTGACAGGGAAAAACCGTCATGGATAAAGTGCAAATCAAGTCTCTACTGAAGCAGACGAGGGTCTGATCAGGtgacacagagaaaatcaatctcctccacatgatggAACATGGACATGGTGCAAAATGCGGATGCATTCAGCGACACCTGCAAGCACTGTACTCTTTGTTTACTGCAATCAAAAACAGCTCGATTAGGCGTGGGCCCATTACCGCTTTCATCGTCACCATgggattaaaaacattttctgtcatactGTGCCTAATCCCATCTGACATGGACAGAgtttccaatttacctaatctccaaatctacatgttttagtactgtgagaggaaaccggggcacgcacgcacgcatgcacgcacgcacacacgcacacagggagaacgaGCTTGTATTGTGTTGAGTAAAAAGCTCTGGATTTTACTTGTATGTCAGTTCAGTGCTAACAGGAAGTTTGTCAGCAAACCAGTGTCTGAGTGGCAGAAATAATCTCACCAGGTACAGATCAGTAAAATTTAACACTGgcctccttttttattattatttattataactagtccattttttattattatttattataacgagtcaattttttattattatttattataactagtccattttattattatttattataactaggccattttattattatttattaaaactagtccattttttattattatttattataactagtccttttttattattatttattataactagtcaattttttgttatttattataactagtccttttttattatcatttattataacTAGtccattttttgttatttattataactagtccttttttattattatgtattataactcgcctttttattattatttattaaaaatagtcaattttttattattatttattataactagtcctttttttattatttattataactagtccattttattattatttattaaaactagtccattttttattattatttattataactagtccattttttgttatttattataactagtccttttttattatttattataactagtcaattttttgttatttattataactagtccttttttattatttattataactagtccattttttgttatttattataactagtcattttttattataactagtccattttttgttatttattacaactagtccttttttattattatttattataactcgtccttttttattattatttattataacttgtgtgtgtgtgtgtgtgtgtgcgtgcgtgcaggTGAGTGTGATGGTGGCGACTGCAGCTCTCTcctgtgtggctgtgtttgctgtgtctgGTTACGCCTGCCTGACGCTCACGTACGGAGAGGAGGACGAAGACGTCTTCCACCACCACGACAGTCCACAAGTGGTAAACgccacacacatgcattacaTGTTGCACGAAGACAAAGACTTCCTCTGGTCCAGGATTTGTCCATCCTGGACCTGATTCAAAGAAACATGCAGAGCAGTGATTGACAAACCTTGTTCTAGTCTACATGAAAAACCCAAACCAGGTGTTTGATTGATTTACTTGTTCTGTCTCCTGTCAACAGACAATTCAGCGACCTCatgatttatcatcatcatcatcatatttgcGTTCTTGTTTCACtgtaaaaaggagaaaagaaagacttTTCATTATTGGTGAAGCGCAGGGATTGAGGTCAGGATGATAATCCCACCACTGTTTGCACATCAGTCAAACTTTAGTGAACTCAAACTGACCACAGCACAGAGTTTAAAGTTAAGCAGCATCTGCTGATCTTTGTAAGAACATCGTTTTTAACAATAATCCACACAGTCAGACTCTAGGGACGCACAGTATTATCAACAGATACTGACATTATTGGATATgagcaaacacaccaagatcccTGATATGAccatatatcatttatttatgtttcattaATATCTACATATGCTGTGACATAAGTGTCATGTCGTGTTCATTTCTGTACAGAAAGAGATGACATGACCTTTGTGCGCAGGGAGAATCTTATATTTATTGATATCAGTTATCAAACTCTCCTCATATATCGGCacaaagtccaatatcgtgcttCCCTACATtctacacacacatgaatgaagGATTGTTATTGTATGTACAGTTTGCAGCTGCTGTCacatcctctctgtgtctctgtgtctctgtgtctctgtgtctctgttcagACCTTTGTGCTTCATCGCATGGTGAAAGCAGCCAatgccaccgtcctgctgtcctgcaccatcagcctgGTTCTGTCCGCTCTCATCGGCTACGTCGGCTGTCGCAGTCTCCCCTGCTGTGGCTGCTATGATGCCAGGACTGGACTGGTACCACTGActttaatgatgataatgatgataataataataataataataatgataatgataatgataataataacaataataatgatgataataataataataataataataatgatgtcacacacagcTGATCATTAACAAGAAGAATTCTTAGTGACCTTTGAAATCTCACACTGATAAGtaactgattattattattattattattattattattattattattattatgggaaGGATCAGGAGGTACAGCAGGTTGTCTATTAAACACAGGGTTGGAAGTTTGATGCCCAGTGGTTGGATGATTGTTGTCACTTtaaaaataagcaaagaaaATCTGAGTGAAAAATCCATGCAGTTCCATGGAAATATTCCAGATTGGAAAATTTCCATGGGTATTTATGggaattaaatgtaatttttggATAATCTAAAGAAACTGTGTCCTATacattcgtgtgtgtgtgtgtgtgtgtgtgtgtgtgtgtgtgtataggagACACTCGTTCCTCAGTGTGACCTCGGGGACACGGAGATGGTTTGTACCTGGCAAGGTAAGTCATCAACTTAAACTCAACAGTGGTTGTTGTGCAGTTTCTTGTCAGTCTGTGATGATGTAGCTCTCTTCTACGTCCAGCAGGAGGCGACAACAGGCTCTTCAACTCTCCAGTGAATTCCACAGATCAAGGCAccgctgaggaggaggaggagaggccgTCCAGACTGCCTCCGTACAGCAGACTGACCTGATCCTGTCTCACACAGTAAAGACTGACCTGAACTCAGCTGTCGTGTGTTTGAATGACTGGACCCAGTCTGTAAAACCACGTCTTTGCTCTTTGTCCAAAGATTTCATTGAAACCCAATACTTGTGtatgtgacatgtttttctaatttgtagagattttatttgtatttaatgaaTAAAACTTGAGTTTCTAAAGAAGTGAcgacacagtgtttgtgttcatggtCATTTATTGCAAGGTTGCACatgtttccctttttatttgtcCCTGGTTTCATTCAGAAGTCCCTGTGGATCAACATCGTTCAGGAACGTTCCGAGTGTGAGGAATGAGACGAGCAGCAGtaaactcagcagcagcagcagcagcagcagtaacggcagcagcagcagcagtaacagcagcagtaacggcagcagcagcagcagtaacggcagcagcagcgttagTCGTTTGTGGCTGTGGTGAAAGAAGTGAGCTGATGCtgcgttcatgtgttc
Coding sequences within it:
- the setd7 gene encoding histone-lysine N-methyltransferase SETD7 isoform X2, coding for MDSDDENVEELVEGPLDDDGQPHGLCTVTYSSSDRFEGNFIHGEKNGKGKFFFFDGSTLEGFYVDDALQGQGVYTYEDGGVLHGTYTDGELNGLAQEFDADARLVFKGQYKDNSRCGPCWNYYPDGGCVCGEVNEDGEMSGGSIAYVYPDGRTALLGSFVDGELIEARLASLTRSESGRPRFDFPPHSPLYSHDKSTSTCIATHTLLPDPYESDRVFVADSTIKGAGQGLFAKMDADADTVVSFYNGVRITHSEVDSRDWS
- the setd7 gene encoding histone-lysine N-methyltransferase SETD7 isoform X1 codes for the protein MDSDDENVEELVEGPLDDDGQPHGLCTVTYSSSDRFEGNFIHGEKNGKGKFFFFDGSTLEGFYVDDALQGQGVYTYEDGGVLHGTYTDGELNGLAQEFDADARLVFKGQYKDNSRCGPCWNYYPDGGCVCGEVNEDGEMSGGSIAYVYPDGRTALLGSFVDGELIEARLASLTRSESGRPRFDFPPHSPLYSHDKSTSTCIATHTLLPDPYESDRVFVADSTIKGAGQGLFAKMDADADTVVSFYNGVRITHSEVDSRDWSLNGNTISVDEDTVIDVPPPFDQMDRYCASLAHKANHSFSPNCKFEPYVHPRFGLIKCIRTLRAVQKDEELTVSYGYDHGLLGKNGPEAPDWYKQELEAFQQRQVDPTGQ
- the zgc:113425 gene encoding uncharacterized protein zgc:113425 isoform X2 — translated: MDRYRYLVFNQRSVLVLGVLQVACAGLCVVCGFMDAAFRKDTALSSTRTPLWGGLVMSSPGVLALFASQRKHSVLVSVMVATAALSCVAVFAVSGYACLTLTYGEEDEDVFHHHDSPQVTFVLHRMVKAANATVLLSCTISLVLSALIGYVGCRSLPCCGCYDARTGLETLVPQCDLGDTEMVCTWQGGDNRLFNSPVNSTDQGTAEEEEERPSRLPPYSRLT
- the zgc:113425 gene encoding uncharacterized protein zgc:113425 isoform X1 translates to MDRYRYLVFNQRSVLVLGVLQVACAGLCVVCGFMDAAFRKDTALSSTRTPLWGGLVMSSPGVLALFASQRKHSVLVSVMVATAALSCVAVFAVSGYACLTLTYGEEDEDVFHHHDSPQVTFVLHRMVKAANATVLLSCTISLVLSALIGYVGCRSLPCCGCYDARTGLETLVPQCDLGDTEMVCTWQAGGDNRLFNSPVNSTDQGTAEEEEERPSRLPPYSRLT